One part of the Macrobrachium rosenbergii isolate ZJJX-2024 chromosome 3, ASM4041242v1, whole genome shotgun sequence genome encodes these proteins:
- the LOC136854934 gene encoding uncharacterized protein: MLRLVAAVLATSLLFFRSLTAAEADVATTIGLGIDDISATLSYHEDRCSDAPVEGSLKDKLQRSETVLERQASSITVMKNNTEVLLNKTEEALERYYRTANKEVPDVCGEPFQRSAGSCFWAHKGPSLSWGDAREFCQQEGGDLATPEDTLRVVEFLSEELGSGWWYVWFGGKQNAREEWKWLESDASMDAGDSLWESVEETEVDPERKRCAAFRSDSGYKISKQDCGDTNWFICEKKI, encoded by the exons ATGTTGAGACTAGTGGCAGCGGTACTAGCGACCTCGCTGCTCTTCTTCAGGAGCCTGACAGCTGCAGAGGCCGACGTAGCAACTACGATCGGCCTAGGAATCGACGATATTTCCGCCACTCTGAGTTACCACGAAGACCGTTGCTCTGACGCCCCTGTCGAAGGAAGCCTGAAAGACAAATTACAGCGTAGCGAGACTGTGCTCGAAAGACAAGCGTCATCAATCACTGTAATGAAGAATAATACTGAAGTACTGCTGAACAAGACAGAAGAGGCTTTGGAACGATACTATAGGACTGCAAATAAAGAAGTTCCCGATG tcTGTGGAGAGCCGTTCCAGAGATCGGCAGGAAGCTGCTTCTGGGCTCACAAGGGCCCCTCCCTTTCGTGGGGCGACGCCCGGGAGTTCTGTCAACAAGAGGGAGGCGATTTGGCGACTCCAGAGGATACCCTTCGGGTGGTGGAGTTCCTTAGTGAGGAACTCGGCTCAG GATGGTGGTACGTGTGGTTTGGAGGAAAGCAGAACGCTAGGGAAGAATGGAAATGGCTGGAATCTGATGCAAGTATGGACGCTGGTGATTCCCTCTGGGAAAGTGTTGAAGAAACAGAGGTCGATCCAGAGCGTAAGCGCTGTGCGGCCTTTAGAAGCGACTCTGGATACAAGATCTCAAAGCAGGACTGCGGGGATACCAACTGGTTCATATGCGAAAAGAAGATCTAA
- the LOC136828397 gene encoding uncharacterized protein, with product MARTRTLFALLCLTSAALSSEVLSPFEGAQDDIVQSLNRLHETLLNQPPCEDRLDKMWKKLVEHSTITGEKMKELLGLMDDLGPVLATERGGECIEKFKKSGSHCLFTYTEAKWPWWSSRFLCWMLRAEMVNPEDLPEIRQFLPAENHKFWIGGRNADESLRFPVWKSVYGKRIWSDEANFTSIPQDSPKANCLAVDGNNEYRLQALDCEDKIMTVCQQRYKD from the exons ATGGCACGAACAAGAACCCTCTTCGCGCTCCTGTGCCTGACTTCGGCGGCTCTGTCCTCCGAAGTCCTCTCTCCCTTCGAAGGAGCTCAGGATGACATCGTGCAGTCGCTGAATCGCTTGCACGAGACCCTTCTGAATCAGCCGCCTTGTGAGGACCGTCTGGACAAGATGTGGAAGAAACTGGTAGAACATTCGACGATCACTGGCGAGAAAATGAAGGAGCTTCTTGGACTCATGGACGATCTCGGCCCGGTGTTGGCTACGGAAAGGGGAG GGGAGTGCATAGAAAAGTTCAAGAAGTCCGGAAGTCACTGTCTGTTTACCTACACGGAAGCCAAATGGCCTTGGTGGAGTTCCAGGTTCTTGTGCTGGATGCTGCGAGCAGAGATGGTCAATCCTGAGGATCTCCCGGAGATAAGACAGTTCCTTCCAGCAG AAAACCACAAGTTCTGGATTGGGGGTCGCAACGCAGACGAATCGCTGAGGTTTCCAGTCTGGAAGTCCGTCTACGGCAAGAGAATCTGGAGCGACGAGGCCAACTTCACCTCTATACCTCAAGACTCGCCGAAAGCGAACTGTCTGGCTGTCGACGGCAACAACGAGTACCGTTTGCAAGCGCTCGATTGCGAAGACAAGATCATGACTGTGTGCCAACAGAGATACAAGGACTGA